Genomic DNA from Fimbriimonas ginsengisoli Gsoil 348:
TCGGGCAGCCCCAGGGATGAGGCCGGTGAAGGAGGAAGCTTGGATCCTTCTTCCCAGGCGTCAGACTAATAAGTGGTGAGCAGCGCGGAACGAGCACGGCGGCTGGTGCAGCGGTTTGGCTGGAACAGCACCTGTTACCAGATCGTGAATCCAGGCATCGATCGCTGGTTTTCAGCCGCGGGCGATTCCGTGGTCGGGTTCGTCAGGCGCATCGGAGTTCGCGTGGTCGCTGGAGCGCCGGTTTGCTCGATCGACCGTCTTCCCAACGTCGTTGAAGAGTTCGAACGGTGCCGAGCGGGGTGCGTCTGTTACTTCGGCGCGGAGGGGCGGATTCGAGAGCTGCTTGGCGGGCGCCCGGAATATAGCACCGTCGTCTTAGGTGCGCAGCCGATATGGCGCCCCGAGGAATGGTGTCGGCGCTTCGATGCCGATCCCACGTTGAGAGCCCAACGAAACCGAGCCGCCAACAAAGGAGTCGTCGTCGTCGAATGGCCCACCGAGAAGGCTACCAACCATCCAGAGCTTTGGCGGTGCTTGCACGAGTGGCTGGAGACAAGGGGGTTGCCCCCCCTCCACTTCTTGGTCGAACCGGAAACCCTCGGCGGCTTAGAGGGGCGACGCGTCTTTGTGGCGGAGAAGGAAGGCCGCCCCGTCGGCTTCGTCGTCCTTTCGCCCGTTCCAGAACGAAGGGGTTGGCTGACCGAGCAGTTCGTGCGAGGACGCGGCGCTCCTAACGGAACCGTCGAGCTCACGCTCGACACCGCTATCCGGGCGGTCGCGGCGGACGGTGACGAGTACGTCACCATGGGGATCGTCCCGCTCTCCAATCACGGCGTCGGCGCCAGCCACGGCAATCCAGCTTGGTTGCGGGCGCTACTAGCATGGGTTCGCGCCCACGGGCGCAGGTTCTATCACTTCGACGGTTTGGACGAATTCAAGTCGAAATTCCATCCCGAAGAATGGGAGCCGATCTACGCAATCTCCAAGGAGTCTCGATTCTCCTTCCGCACCCTCTACGCCATTGCGGCGGCGTTCACCGACGGTCCACCCGCGCTAGCCGTTGCCAAGGGGTTGGCCAAGGCGGTTCGTCAAGAGTTTCGCTGGCTCCGGAGATCGTTGGCCGCCGCCGAGTAAAATGGGCTGTGAGACCTCGCGTTCTCCTCGCTCTCCTCGGGTTGCTTCCCGCCTTGGCCGCCGCCCAAACCGACTCCCAAATCGCGGTTAACGCCGGCACGATTTCCCGAACCATCGATCACTCCAAAGTGCGTATCGACCAATCGCTGGGCGCTCAGGTGCCGCTGGATGCCTCGTTCCTCGATCGAACCGGTAAGACGGTGGCCTTCGGCGATCTGCTGGCCGGCAAGCCGGCGCTTGTCCTCCCGATCTTTTACAAGTGCAAGGGGATCTGCGGCCTCGAACTGCAGGGCGCGATCGCGGCGATCAAGGGGCTGAAGCAGAGCCGCCTCGGGCGCGACTTCAACGTCATCGTCCTAAGCATCCATCCCAAAGAGACGCCGGACTTGGCACAAGGGAAGTACGCGTCGACCATCGACGAGGTCGCCTTGCCCGGGACCGAAGGCGGCTGGAGGTTCCTGGTGGGCGACTGGGCAAACATCCACAAGGTCACCGACACTCTCGGCTTCAAGTACACCTACAACGAAGCGAAAGACGCCATCGACCACCCATCCGGAGTCATGTTCGTGACTCCGCAAGGTGTCGTGTCGAGCTACATTTACGGGGCGGTTTATACGCCCGAGCAGTTCGAGCGAAACTTCGCCATCGCCGGCCATTCGAAGGTGGGCGCCAAGGCACAGGAGATCTTCTTCGGCTGTATCCACCTCGACCCGCTCACCGGCAAACGAAGCCTGGTTGTTCAGAACGTCATCAAAGTCGCCGGCGCCGCGACCGTGCTGACGCTTGGACTATCGATCTTCGTGCTGTCCGGCAAGGCCCGGTTCCGAAAACGAAAGCCAGCCTAACCGCCGTGTGGTACGACACCTCCGGACGCCAGGTGGAAAGGGTCTCGCAGAAGTTGGTGCTCTGGAAAGGGGAACGTAGTGCCGGCGGTAAGGTGCGTTTCAGAGCTCCGTCGTGGTCATCCGCCGCCTAGGTGTTTGGGCAAGTCTCTTGCGCTGTGAAGGATGCGCAATACGTAAACGCCCTCGGGGATTCTCTGATAAATGATCCGATGGGCATACGTTGCGCCAGGCCACTTGACGACAACCAAAAACCTCCCTGGTCGTTGGTCGATCGGATTGCCGTATCCGCGGAGTTCGGCGGCCCGCTGCGCTTCTTCTTTTAGCAGATCGGTATAGCGTTCGGCCTGATCCCAACCCCAATGGCGGGTCGTGTGGGTATGGATCTCCGCGAGGTCAAGGGCGGCCTCCTCACTGTAGAGGACTAAGCCTTGGGGGTGGGGGCCGCTGCTTGCATCCATGCCTCGGTTCGCTTCCTGGCCTGCCGGTGGGCTTCTTCTGCACTCATGCCCTTGCCAGGCTCATAAGGAGCCACGACGTCGATCGCGGCCAACTCCTCGGGCGTAAGCGTCACCGGCTCCTTAACTTTTTCGATCATGGCTCGGCTCTCTACTTCAATCTTACGCCATTTCAGGTTCAAAGTTACCTTATAGGGGTACGCCCGCCTGCTCCGCGACCATTCGCACATGAGCGGCGGCTTCTTTGTATTCTTCCTCGGAGGGCAGATGTTCGATGAGCACCGGCATGTCCGCGTCGAGCCCGTCGTGAATCGCGCGTAAACAGGCGGCGATGTCGAACCGGCCGAGCCCGGGGCGCACTTCTTGAAGGTGCACGGTCAGGCGGGGCTCGAGCACGATGTCTTTGAGGTGGACCGCCGTGATGTGGGGGCCAACCTTGTCTACAAACTCGCGGACAAGCCCACCGGTATCGAAAAACCGCCGCGGTGAATTCACGATGTTTACGGGATCAAAGTGAATTCCGAAAGCCGGACGGTCGATGGCTTTGACGAGGTCGAGCGAGCTCTCCCAGCCGTCCGGGACCATGTACGGCATCGTCTCGATGGAGTACTTCGCGCGCGTTGGCTTGACCGCATCGATTACGTTGCGGACCGTCTCCACGATGGCGTGGAACGCTTCGGGGGTTACGTCTCTCGGGTCGGGGCCATCCCACCGTTCGCCGAGGCTTCCCGCGATGTTCACGCAGCATCGGGCGCCGACGAGGTCGGCCAGCACCAGGCGCTCCTTGCATTTCTCCACCGCTTCTTTTCGGCGTTGGGGATCTGGAGAAAGAGGGTTGTTCCAAATCCCGACCTCGGCAATGAGCAGGTCTGCCTCGCGCGCGGCGGCGGCGAACTCCGCCGGATTGGGCACGTCCCCGGGAAAGTAGGCTGCGCTGTAGCCCGCATCGCGATGCGCCGCTACCCAACTGTGCGGGTCCGTCCAACCAAAAACCGGCCCGCCGAACCTCATGCGAGCGGCGTCCGTTTCTGTTCGAGAAGCTCGATCATCGTCCCGATTTGCTCCTGCCCGTCGAAATAGGCGTACTGCCCATCTCCCATGTCGCCGCGCTGAATCATGGTCACGCCGTGTTCGTCGAGGAACGTTTTGGATTGCCGCATGTCGTCGGTCCAAAAGGCGATGTGGTGCAGACTCTCTCCTCGCTTGTCGTAACCCTCGTACCAGGCGCTATCCTTTCCGATCGGCTCGATGAGCTCGAGCTGAACGCAGCCGATGTCGAAGAAGGCGAGCTTCGCGCGGTCGTTGGTCGGCTTACCGCGGTACGTGCCATTCACCTCGCTTCCCGGATCGGTGACGATGATATTCGGTGGGTCGACTCCAAGAACGGCGGCCCATCGCTGCACCGCCAGCTCCATGTCCTTCACCACGATCGCCACCTGCGCGAGCTTCTTATTTCCGAGACTCATGGTGGTGAGTTTAGTAGAAATGGGAACGCTCGTAGTCCGGAGCCCCTCTCCCTCCTTCGGATGCATGTGCCGACGAGGGAGAGGGGTTGGGGTGAGGGAGCAAGCGAACGTACGTTCGCCATGTCCTGGAAGGACATGGGACCCACTGGCTGGAAGCCTAATGCCATCCAGTTTTTGCCCAGGCGAACTCTCGGAGAATACAAACACAGAGGCACAGAGACACGAAGGCACGGAGTTCTTGGCAATGGGACGTGCGGATGGGGCAAACGCCGACTGGATCTTTGTGTCTTTGTGCTTGGCGCCTTTGTGTTAACTCCGGACGGAAGGTTCGTTCGAAAAACTGATGGCATTAGGCTGGAAGCCAGTGCCACATTGCCGCCGGCAAAGTCAGGCTTGCAAGCTTTGGCAGACGGTAGTCAATTTCTCCGCGAAGAGGTCGAAATCCTCGAGACGGGGAATGGTGATCCGAACTCCTCGATCCAGCGGGGGCTGGCCGGGTTTTCGGACGAAGATTCCGGCTTCGAGCAGCGCCTTCATCGCCGAGACGGCGCGATCCTTCGTGCCGAAATCCACGAGCACGAAGTTGGTGTGGGAAGGCAAGGCTCGAAGTCCGAGCGACTCGGCTAGTGCTTCCATCTTTACACGCCCTAAATCGGCTTGCTGGACGACGAATCGGAGAAACTCCGGATCTTCGAGCGAGGCGATCGCTCCCGCGGCGGCCACGGAATTGACGCCGAAGTGCATCCGAATCCGGTCGATGAGTCCCACCATCTCCACATGGCCGACCGCGTAGCCGACTCGCAAGCCCGCCATCCCGTACCCTTTGGAAAAGGTGCGAACCCGGACGACACTCGCGTCCGATGTATCGATCGGCGGCAGATCGTTGGTGAAGTCGGCATACGCCTCGTCCATGAGCAACAGTGTTCGTTCCGGGAGCTGTGCTCGAAAATCGCTTAGCTCCTTTGAGGTGAGCAAGGAACCGGAGGGATTGTCGGGATTCGCCACGTACACGATGCGAGCGTCGGTTCGCAGAACCTCCGCCAGCAAAGCCGCCAGATCCACGGCGTCGTTTCGATAAGAAACCCTCGCGATCTGAGCCCCTGCGCCCAGCGCGCCGTACTCTAACGTGGGATAGCTGCCCAAGGTGGTGACGACGAAGTCGCCCGGATCGCAGTAAGCCCGGCAAAGCAGGGCCAGCAGGTCGTCGATGCCGGTGCCGACCATGACCTCTTCAACGCGAACGCCATGGTGAGCGGCGATCGCCGCCCGGAGATCCCAACCGTCGGGCTGGGAGTAATTCTGCCCCTGCGCCGCCTGAGCGACCATCGCCTCGATCGCGCGCGGCGACGGCCCGAATGGGCTCTCGTTCGCTCCCAACCGCAAAGTGAATTTTCGGCCAAGCTGCCTCTCCAGCGTTTCCGGTCCGAGGAAGGGAGCGGTAGAGGGAAGGGAGGCAACGAGCGCGGAGGGAATCGGCATGGCGCGAGATTACCGTCGTGGCACGTAGCGTCGGCGCCCTCGCCGATGAACCTGGTGTACCTTCGGTACACCAGGCGCAGGTACGAGCCAACCTGCGGCTACACGACTTCGTCGTAGGGATCCGGCTTAAGGTAGGCGAGGGGTGAAATCTGTCTCGGGCTTGACTTGGCGGCAGTAGGCGGCCATGAGGCGGGCGCAGTTTTCGACGTCGGTTAGCGACAGCAGCTCGCACGGAGTGTGCATATAGCGGAGGGCGACGCCGACGATGCCGACGGCCATACCGGCGCGGTTGAGCTGCATCGCGTTGCCGTCGGTTCCGGTGCCGCCGGGGGCCACGTCGATCTGGTAGGGGATCTCTTCTGCCGCCGCGCCCGCGCGGATCATCTTCACGACGTTCGGGTTGGCGTTCGCCCCGCGCATCACGCTCGGTCCCTTACCGACGTCGAGAGCGCCATGCTTCGTCTTGCTCACGCTCGGATAGTCGATCGCATGGTTCACGTCTACGGCGAGTCCGCTTTGCGCGTTGATCCAATAGGCGCTGGTACGAGCGCCGCGGAGGCCGATCTCTTCTTGGACGGTCGCGGTGGCGTAGACGCCGACGCCGGGATCGAGGCCGCCGTCCTCCTTTAGAAGCCTCAGCGCCTCGGCGACGATGAACGAACCCATCTTATTGTCGAACCCACGGGCGGTCGCGCGGTCGTTCATGAGCATCTCAAACTCGTATTGGAAGGTGACGACGTCGCCGATCTCCATCACTTCTTCCACTTGCGCTCGCGAAGTCGCCCCGATGTCGATCCAGAGATCTTCCAGGTCCGGTTTCCGCTTTCGTTCATCGTCCTTCAGAAGATGGATCGCCTTACGGCCGATGATGCCGGGGATCTTTTCCTTGCCATGCACCCACACGCGCTGGCCGATCGGAATAACGCTATCGTGGCCGCCGATCCCGGAGAAGTAGAGCAGCCCCTCGTCGCTGATGTAATGGACGATAAAGCCGATCTCGTCCATGTGCCCTGCGAGCATGATTCGCATCTCTGCCTGGGGGTTTAGGATTGCCGCTACGTTTCCGTGAACGTCGGTTCGGACGTCGTCGGCGAAGGGACGGGTGTAGTTGCGGTAGATCTCCGCCGCCCGTTCTTCGTAGCCGGACGGGCTGGGGACGTTAACTATGGCCTTGAAGAACTCAAGCGACTCCGGACGCATAAGGGTGAGGATAGCACTAGAGGGTCCTTCGGTACGTTGCGGCAAACGTGCCAAGATCTTGGGTCGTCCGAATCTCCAAGAGACCTTGCGCCATCTTTTACTTATCACCCCATGCTTTCGTCGCGTGCCCTCAGTGGAAACTATCTCGGCCTGAAGAAGGTCAGGGAGGGTCGCGAGGACGAGTTGAGCCCGAAGGAGCGCAAGGAGCTTCAGAAGGCGAAGCCGGACGTCGATTTGGCCCTTCGCGGAGACGGCACCTTTAAGAGGCAGGTCACAGAGGGTACTTGGGAAGTCGAGGGGGAGCGCGTGGTGTTTAAGCCAACCACGTTTGGCGGCGAGTCGCTTGAGAAAATGAAATCTCGGACCGAGGAAATGGGGCGCACTTTCACCCTCGGGTTCGTCTTCGCCCCCTTTGAACTGGCGATCGAGGGCGAAGCCCTCGTCACGCCGGACGAGAACGCCATCATCGTTACCGAGTTTCGGCGGCAGTGGTAGTTCCCGTAGCGTCGGCGCCCTCGCCGATGATCCGGAAGCCGAAAGAATGTCGTATCCTATCGGAACCCCGTTCGGACGCTTCGCGGGGCTGGAGTCGCTGTTGATATACCCGTCGATCAGCAAGGTCGCTGTTCGCCTCGCCCTCGTAATACTCGGGGTCGGGGCGGCAATGTCGGCACTTGCCGCACCTAAAGTTTCTCTGCGCTTCACCGTCTGGGACGGTGACGAGTCGCTCAAGGTCCTTCACCGGGTCGTCGAGCAGTTCATGAAGGAGAATCCGGACATCGAGGTCAAGCTCGAAAGCAATCCGGATTACACCACCTACCATCAAAAGATGTTGACCCAGTACGCGGGCAACACCGCGCCCGATGTGGCGATGATGGACCCGGGGCACTTCACCGCCCTCGCCAATCGCGGCGCGCTTCTCAACCTGAACGACTTTATGAAGCGGACGCCCGGCTTCGACATCGGCAAGTACTACAAGCCGATCGTCGACGCTCACTCCCTCAACGGGAATCTGTACGTCCTTCCGCGCGATATCGCCCCGTCCGGGTTGGTCTACTACAACAAGGAAGCGTTCAAAGAAGCGGGGATTCCGCTCCCGGACGGCACTTGGACCTGGGATTTCAAGGAGCGCCCGGAGCTCAAAGAGAAAGATTTTCTTTGGGTGATGCACAAGCTCACCAAGGTCGGCTCCGATGGAAAGCCGACCCGCTATGGATACGTCTCCGGGTGGCCAGGGCTTTTCGCCGACACGCTGATGTACTCGTACGGGCTTCAGCCGGCGAACGATAACCAGCACCCGACCAAAGTGTTGTACGGGTCGCCGGAAATGAAGAAGGTTTACACCCTTCTTCAAGATTTGACGCTGGAGAAAAAGTGGTCCCCCAGCAGCGTCGATGTCTCCAATGTCCTCCAACAGAACACGACGTCCCTGTTCGTTAAAGGAAAGGTCGCAATGTTCCAGAACGGTATCTGGGAAGTGCCGAACGTCCGCCGGGACATGAAGCCGGACTCCAAGGAGTTCTTCGATTGGGACATCGCCATGTTCCCGGCGTACGCCAACGGCCACCGTGGGTACGCCACCGGCGGCTCGGGCTACTGCATCTTTTCCAGCACTCCGCACCCGGAGGAGTCGTGGAGGCTCTGTCGTTACATGGCCGGTCCCGTAGGGATGCGCGCGATGGCGCAAGCCGGCATCGCCCAGCCGGCGATCCGGGAAGTCGCGCTCTCCGATTGCTGGATTCCCGGTCCGAACACTCCCAAAGAGCAGCAGTGGCCCCATAACCGGATCATCACCGACACCGAAGTTCAGTACGTGAATTTTGGCCCGACCGCCGAGATCTGGCCAGAGATTTCGGCGATCATGGGCTCGCGCCAAGATTCGGTCTACAACGGCTTGATGAAGCCTGAAGAGGCGCTGGGAACCGGTGCGATAGAGTCGCAGCAGCGGCTGGATGCGCTCTTGAAAGAGGAGACGCTCCCGCTTTTCAATTGGGGCTATGGCGTGGCGCTCGGCGTACTCATCATCGCGGTGGTCTTATTCGCGGTGTATTGGCCGGAGCGAAAGCTGCGGTACACGCGCCGCCAGAAGAAAGAGAACGCGGCGGCCTATCGGTTCCTCAGCCCATGGCTCATCGGCCTCTGCCTCTTTACGCTCGGCCCGATGATCCTTTCGCTGATCATGAGCTTCCTGAACTGGGACATGATCCGCCCTGCTCAATGGCGAGGAGTGCATAACTACACGGAGGCCATGACGGAGGATCCTCGCTTCTGGATCTCCCTGAAAGTCACGGCGTATTACACGCTGGTTTCTACTCCGTTGGGAATCCTCATCGCCCTTATGCTGGCAATGCTCCTAAACCAAAAGGTGCGCGGCATCCCGCTCTTCCGAGCGATGTTCTATATCCCGACGATCGCGAGCACCGTTGCCATGACGCTAGTAACGCGTAAGATCATGTCGCCCGACGAAGGGCTGCTAAACACGATCCTGTACAACCCGATCTTCGAGAAGACGCTCCATCTGGGCAGCCTGCTCAACCAATGGTCCGGCACAAAGCCGGGCGAGCATGTGAACTGGCTGGGTAACGAACACACGACGATGCCCGCGGTTATCCTCTTATCCCTGGTTGGAGTCGGCGGAACGATGCTGATCTTGCTTGCCGGGCTGCAAGGGGTGCCGCAGTATTACTACGAAGCCGCGACGGTCGACGGAGCGAGCGCCTGGCGCCGGTTCAGGTCGATCACTTTGCCGATGATCACCCCTTCGATCTTCTTCACGATGATTACGGGCTTCATCGGGTCGTTCCAGGTCTTCACGCAAGTCTTCGTCATCACGAACGGCCAAGGGGGCGGGCCGAATAACTCGCTTTGGGTCTACATGATCGCGTTGTACAGCAATGCTTTCCAGACCTTGCGCATGGGCTACGCGGCCGCGCTCGCGTGGGTGCTGTTCCTCATCATCCTTATCATCACTCTTCTCCAAATGCAGGCAAGCAAACGATGGGTTTACTACGAGGCGGAAGCTAAATGAGCACGGTGCCAGTGGAACTGCTGTCCCCCGAGGCGGAGCGTTACCGAACCGCGACCAACCGAGCTGAGAAAGCGAATGCGGCGGCGCGGGCTTTGCTTTGGCTTCTCCTGTTGGTGGGATCGATCATCTTCTTGATTCCGCTCTACTTGATGCTGGCGATGTCGCTCAAGTCCTCGTCGGAACTTGCTCACACTTCCTCGTGGGCTTGGCCCCAACAGATCACGTTCGAGAACTTCCAGAAGGTTCTTACCAACCCAAACGCCCCGTTCTTTCTTTTCTTCAAGAACACGTTGGTGATTGCCTCCCTGGGGACCTTGGGAGTGTTGTTCTCTTCTAGCCTGGTCGCCTACCCGTTCGCGAGGCTGAGGTTCCGAGGCCGCGATCGGCTGTTCATTCTTCTGCTCAGCACGATGATGCTTCCCGGCGTGGTCACCATGATTCCGACCTACGTGTTGTTCACTCACCTGTACTGGGTCGACACGATCAAGCCGCTGGTGGTCCCTGCGTTCTTCGGGGGCGGCGCTTTCAACATCTTCCTGATTCGCCAGTTCTTCATGGGAATCCCCCGCGAACTCGACGAGGCGGCCCTGATCGACGGCGCTAGTCACGCGACGATTTTCTGGCAGGTCATCATGCCGAACTCGGGCGCGGTGCTGGCGACGGTGGGCATCTTCTCGTTCATCTTCAACTGGAAGGACTTTATGGGGCCGCTGCTGTACCTGAACAGCCCCGATCGACAGACTCTCGAACTCGGTCTCCGAACCTACCAATCTCTGCAGGCGGAGCAGTGGCATCTGCTGATGGCCGGTTCGGTCATCGTCGTGATTCCGTTGCTCGTGATCTTCCTTCTTGGTCAGAAATGGATCATCCGTGGGATCGCGATGACGGGTGGCAAGTAGGAAATCGTTCGCCAATCGTTGCGGTTAGGTTCGCAACGAAACCCATTGGCGAAAGCAGTTGAATTAGAGTTCAATACTCGTAAGGCTCAACGTTGCGTTTGCTCTCCCCTTGGCAGCCGCGAGCCCTATTTTTTCGCCCGGCCATCGCCACCCTTACGGACCGCAGAGCTCCAGCTCTGCCCGCGTTGTCAAAGACAACGCACCGCGGCTCACATTGCACTTGCTTTGGCTACGGGCTTGAGAGCGGCATTCCCACCGACCAATCGACGCCCAAATGCCTGGCGACGGTGGCGCCGATCGCCGTCATTCCCTCCACGTCCCCCAGCGGTCCTGAGCCGGCTCCTATAACACAGACCGGCACGTACTCGCGGGAGTGGTCGGTCGATGGCGAGGTGGGGTCGTTGCCGTGATCGGCGGTAATGATGAGCAGGTCGTCCGGCGTCAGCCGAGCCATGAGGTCGCGAAGCACCGGATCGAATGCCTCTAACGCCCTCGCGAATCCGACCGGGTCGTTGCGATGGCCGTACAGCATGTCGAAGTCTTCGAAGTTGGCGAAGATAAACCGCGCATCGCTTTCGAGTGCTTGCCACAGCATTTGTGTGTGTTCGACGTTGCTCTGGGTCCGGTGGACGGGCAGGAAGCCTCGGCCGCCGAACAGTTCGGGCACAACGCCGATGCCGAAGACGCCCCCGATTTGATCGATGAGATTGGGCGGCGCGGGAAGTGGGAAGTCTTGCCGGCGCTCCGTCCGCTTAAAACTGCCAGCCTCCCCGACAAAGGGGCGGGCGATGACGCGTTGAACGTCGTTCGGCGGAACGCAGATTTCTCGTGCGATCCGACACATCTCGTACAGCCGCTCGATAGGGACGACTTCCTCGTGAGTGGCGATCTGGAAGACGGAATCGGCGCTGGTGTACACGATCGGCTGCCCTGACTTCACGTGCTCAGGCCCCAACTCGTCGATGATCGCGGTGCCGCTGGCGGCCTTGTTGCCGAGGATCCGGGTGCCGATCCGCGCCTCAAACTCCTCGATTAGGTCGGCCGGAAAGCCGTTTGGGTAGGTGGGGAAGGGGCGCTCGGTGACGACTCCCATCATCTCCCAGTGCCCGGTGACGGAGTCTTTCCCCATCGAAAGCTCTCGTAGCCGCCCCCATCTACCCGTAGCATCGGCCCCCAGCCGATGAATCCCCCCGGCATCAAGAAACCCGATCGACTCCAACGTTGGCGCATCGAACCCGCCGACCGCTTCCCATACGTGCTTGATCGTCGAAGGATGGTCGTAATCCCCGAACGCGGGCGCGTCCGGCGCCTCCCCGGCTCCGCATCCATCCAGCACGATAACGATCGCTCGCTTCATGTCTTCATCGTGGCATGCCGCCTGTAGCGTCGGCGTTTCGCCGATGTTTCAGTTGAAGCCAGGTCCGGGCGGGACGCCCGGGGTCCGAGGGGCGGACGGGACGTCCGCGCTCCGGGGAACCGCTTTCGTGGTTTTCCCCGTAAGGGTAAACGCCGTGAAGTTTTCGTGCTTGCCTATTCTCTTGCTTCCTCTTCTCCCCCTCGCTGCCCGCGCCGACGGCGTGGACGATGTCGTTAACCGCGAGATGAAGCGGGCGGGGATTCCTGGGCTTTCGCTTGGCATCATTCGAGACGGAAAGCTAGTGCGGAAACAGGCGTATGGGCTGGCCGATATCGAGCTGAATGCGCCGGCACAGGCGGATGACCTGTACGAAATCGGCTCGATGACCAAGCAGTTCACGGCTTTCCTGACCCTCATGCTGGTGGAGGAGGGGAAGATCGGATTGGACGATCCGATCTCCAAATACATCGAGGGTACGCCGGCCACCTGGAGCAAGGTCACGATCCGCCACATGCTCAACCAGAACTCGGGCCTTCCCGAATATGTCACCGTCCCCGGCATCGGGCTGATGGACGATTTCGACCGCGACAAGTGGATGAAAGGGGTCACCCCGCTGCCGCTCGACTTCCAGCCAGGGGAGACCTGGGCTTACAGCAACACTAATTTCGCCCTTCTAGGCTGGGTGATCGAGAAGGTGGCGGGCAAGCCGTATACCGAGGTCATGACCGAGCGAGTTTTGAAGCCGCTCGGGATGGACCACACGAGGTTCGAGAACGTGAACGACGTGATTCCGCGCCGCTCGCATGGTTACCTTCCGCAGCCGGGAGCGCCCATGCTTCGGGTAGAAGGGATGAAGGGGACGTCCGTGCAATCCGACGGAACCCTCATGTCGAATGTAGAGGATCTTGCCAAGTGGGACGCCGCTCTGCTCGAGCGCAAGCTTCTCAAACCCGAGAGCTACCGGCTTCTCTGGAGCCCCGGCAAGTTGAACAGCGGGCGCGTCCGCTATTACGGTATGGGCTGGATGCTAAGCTCCCCCGGTACGAAGCCGTCCGTTTACCACCCCGGCGCCAGCGTGGGTTACGGCGCGTGCATTACCCGGTACGAGGACCCTCACGTCACCGTCGTGGTTCTCACGAACCTGTATAGCGGCGCTCCCGAGGTCATCAGCCGCCGCGTCGCCGAAGCGTACGACTCGGCTCTGGTGCCCGAGATCCCGAAGGAAACCAAGGACCCGATTCCGGACCGAACCAAGCGGGTCCGGGAAACGCTGGAAAAG
This window encodes:
- a CDS encoding extracellular solute-binding protein; its protein translation is MSYPIGTPFGRFAGLESLLIYPSISKVAVRLALVILGVGAAMSALAAPKVSLRFTVWDGDESLKVLHRVVEQFMKENPDIEVKLESNPDYTTYHQKMLTQYAGNTAPDVAMMDPGHFTALANRGALLNLNDFMKRTPGFDIGKYYKPIVDAHSLNGNLYVLPRDIAPSGLVYYNKEAFKEAGIPLPDGTWTWDFKERPELKEKDFLWVMHKLTKVGSDGKPTRYGYVSGWPGLFADTLMYSYGLQPANDNQHPTKVLYGSPEMKKVYTLLQDLTLEKKWSPSSVDVSNVLQQNTTSLFVKGKVAMFQNGIWEVPNVRRDMKPDSKEFFDWDIAMFPAYANGHRGYATGGSGYCIFSSTPHPEESWRLCRYMAGPVGMRAMAQAGIAQPAIREVALSDCWIPGPNTPKEQQWPHNRIITDTEVQYVNFGPTAEIWPEISAIMGSRQDSVYNGLMKPEEALGTGAIESQQRLDALLKEETLPLFNWGYGVALGVLIIAVVLFAVYWPERKLRYTRRQKKENAAAYRFLSPWLIGLCLFTLGPMILSLIMSFLNWDMIRPAQWRGVHNYTEAMTEDPRFWISLKVTAYYTLVSTPLGILIALMLAMLLNQKVRGIPLFRAMFYIPTIASTVAMTLVTRKIMSPDEGLLNTILYNPIFEKTLHLGSLLNQWSGTKPGEHVNWLGNEHTTMPAVILLSLVGVGGTMLILLAGLQGVPQYYYEAATVDGASAWRRFRSITLPMITPSIFFTMITGFIGSFQVFTQVFVITNGQGGGPNNSLWVYMIALYSNAFQTLRMGYAAALAWVLFLIILIITLLQMQASKRWVYYEAEAK
- a CDS encoding carbohydrate ABC transporter permease; this encodes MSTVPVELLSPEAERYRTATNRAEKANAAARALLWLLLLVGSIIFLIPLYLMLAMSLKSSSELAHTSSWAWPQQITFENFQKVLTNPNAPFFLFFKNTLVIASLGTLGVLFSSSLVAYPFARLRFRGRDRLFILLLSTMMLPGVVTMIPTYVLFTHLYWVDTIKPLVVPAFFGGGAFNIFLIRQFFMGIPRELDEAALIDGASHATIFWQVIMPNSGAVLATVGIFSFIFNWKDFMGPLLYLNSPDRQTLELGLRTYQSLQAEQWHLLMAGSVIVVIPLLVIFLLGQKWIIRGIAMTGGK
- a CDS encoding phosphopentomutase — its product is MKRAIVIVLDGCGAGEAPDAPAFGDYDHPSTIKHVWEAVGGFDAPTLESIGFLDAGGIHRLGADATGRWGRLRELSMGKDSVTGHWEMMGVVTERPFPTYPNGFPADLIEEFEARIGTRILGNKAASGTAIIDELGPEHVKSGQPIVYTSADSVFQIATHEEVVPIERLYEMCRIAREICVPPNDVQRVIARPFVGEAGSFKRTERRQDFPLPAPPNLIDQIGGVFGIGVVPELFGGRGFLPVHRTQSNVEHTQMLWQALESDARFIFANFEDFDMLYGHRNDPVGFARALEAFDPVLRDLMARLTPDDLLIITADHGNDPTSPSTDHSREYVPVCVIGAGSGPLGDVEGMTAIGATVARHLGVDWSVGMPLSSP
- a CDS encoding serine hydrolase domain-containing protein, which gives rise to MLPLLPLAARADGVDDVVNREMKRAGIPGLSLGIIRDGKLVRKQAYGLADIELNAPAQADDLYEIGSMTKQFTAFLTLMLVEEGKIGLDDPISKYIEGTPATWSKVTIRHMLNQNSGLPEYVTVPGIGLMDDFDRDKWMKGVTPLPLDFQPGETWAYSNTNFALLGWVIEKVAGKPYTEVMTERVLKPLGMDHTRFENVNDVIPRRSHGYLPQPGAPMLRVEGMKGTSVQSDGTLMSNVEDLAKWDAALLERKLLKPESYRLLWSPGKLNSGRVRYYGMGWMLSSPGTKPSVYHPGASVGYGACITRYEDPHVTVVVLTNLYSGAPEVISRRVAEAYDSALVPEIPKETKDPIPDRTKRVRETLEKLGAGTADPASMEPELIAPLQTARAKMFPQFRDFTKIEQLNYSAESKQGDDTMLVYRLKNDRRTLSAFLLVSKEGKLAQIYLKADPV